Below is a window of Rhodamnia argentea isolate NSW1041297 chromosome 11, ASM2092103v1, whole genome shotgun sequence DNA.
AGCCACTACTCATACAACGTCCCGCGACGCTTAATGATTGTGAACCAAGTCAATCTTGTAGTCTACGGGGATGCGTGAACCTGGATGCGAGCGGTGCTGGTGGATTGAATGGTGCTAGTGTTAATTCATTCTCGAGCGGATTCATTTGTTGGAATTAGTTTGTTTGAATGGTATGGTTCACTTTTGGCGGCTCATTTGtggatcttaaaaaaaaattgcttatagAACCACAGACTAGGGGCGAAGGGGGTCTTGGGTACTCCAGATTAAGGAGGATTTCTTGTCACCACTACTCACGAAGGAACTCTCTTGGGATTTATCGAGTGTCTCCCCTTGTACTGATAGCTTTTCTTGCGGATGATTCCCCCAAGCCCGTCGGttccctttcaattttcatttacCTGTCCAAAATTCCCTTGCTCCATTTACTTTCTTAAGCTAAAAAAGGACAGCTGGAGACCAAGGTTTCCTTCTTTAATCTTGTTAGTGAAGGCTGATTATTTGTGATGCCTTAGTGAGATGCGTTGATCCCTGATCAGTACTaatcctctacacattacttTTTCTTAGGTTTAGATTTAGTATAATCTCCATCCTCTGCATAGTCTGatttttttgcctagtactaagcgtgaaCATATTCATTAGGAAGGCAAATAGGGCCTTGGAAAGGTTTGAACTCAGAACttcttgctttgataccatgaaagattttataagaccacaaccaactattctaaaagcttaagctgatagaaaaaggcgtggtttaatatttatatatccCAACAAAATACATAAGAGTTGAGCTGTTCTAGTTTTTAATAGTGACGTTATCAAATTACCGCAGGTGAAGAACCTCCCGAATCGTTGTTTATGAAAGAATTAAAGAGGAGGGGCATGACTCCCACTTCATTGCTTGAGGACACAAAAAAGAGCACCTATGGCAACGAATTAGAAGAAGAGAGGGGTTTCTCAAAAAGAAATGCAGTCTCTACTGAACCAGGAAATAGTTTAACCAACCAAAGGGAGCAGTCGATGGCATTGAACAGTGAGGGCCTTGAGGTTGGCAAAtacttgctcttttctttttgttgtcaAGTTCCAACTTTTATAGCTGAAGGCGGCTTAATAAACGAGTTTTGactgtttttctttcctttgctcTGGCATATGCGACGCACATTCGAGAAACTGAGAGAAATTTATTCTTGGCAGGGTCTGATTCCACGGGCCAAACTTCTGTTAACACTTGGAGGGACTTTCTTCTTGGGGTTTTGGCCACTGATTCTTATAACTGTGGCATCCTTTTGTGCTCTGTACCTCGTAAGCTACCTTCCTTGGCCTTCCTGCTGTACATGAAACTTCTGTTAGATTGTCACTGGCCAGACACTTCTTATACTATGAGGACCATTTTTGTGGAATATTGTTCTCTGACTGACTTGTCAGTGCCAAATACATAGCAATTTGCCAGACACTTGTTATGCTTTTGAGAACCAATTTTGTCGAATGTCATTTTCTCGCCGACTTGTCAGTGCCTAACATTGGAGGAATTTAGCACATTTGATGTTCTGTAATGAAGTTCGCTAATGAAGTTCGCGTATAATATTTTAAACTTCACCTTGATTTAATGCCTAGGACATGGTCTGAGTCTAAAAACGCTGTGGACTTTTGTTTGTTCGAGTTGCGGGGAAATATGATGTAACACGTTCCAGCGTGAAATGAATTGTTACTTGCTTTAAATTCTATCATTTGTGGTCATTTTTTGtcctttcaataattttttttttttgcatgtataAGTAGATTGTACAAAGGTAAGGACTCGACAATGTCTTAGCGTCATTTAAATTCTACAGCATTTCCTCAGGCATATTCCTTTTCGATTTTCATCTGGTTCCGTCTCTTCGGTGCTCTTGACTACATGTTGGTGTGGAAGCTCTTTGCAGATTTCATGATTTAAATGGTAAACCCTTGTTTCTTTGACAGTATTTTGGACCGACTTTTGTCCACGATGCAAGCAAGGTGCAAGTGTCACCACCCCAGTACGTCGATCCGTATGCGCTTCTCGAAGACGAAAGGATATCCCAAACAGCTCCTCGAGTTAATTGAAGCAGAAAATGTCATCGCTCAAGCCAATTCAGCGAAGATCTATATTGCAATTTGCTATGCTGACTTCTGTTTATCTCCCCCATAAATCCTTAATCAGAAAGAACCTTCGTTGTTCTTGTGTTGGTTGCCGGTTGGCTTGTTATCTTCATGCCATtgcttgaaagatgtaaattgcTACTCGTACTGCTGTGTTCAATTGGTTATATGTCCCGGATGAAGCGGGCTGCTCAGTCAGGTTTCTTGTAAATACGTACTTTCAATCACTTTAAAATATGCAACGTCTTGCCACTAGGCAGAACAACTGGTCTCTGATGCCTAAACTTACTTCAGTAATTTTTGTTCTGCCAAGAGAGCCTCTAATCTAACTTTGTTGAAACAAGAAATCAGATGTCAAGAACATAACTTAAGAGAGAGAcgatttttcatatatatatatatagtatgACAATTATTACAATTTAAATTTGTGATCAcaaatttatttccttttttttttttttcgatatcTATGTATGATCTACTTACCATAATTAAgaatttaatttattcatttttttattttttgtgaaagtttcaTGTATATTAaaggcattattttttttctattattttcttgaaaagagaaatttccaaaaaaatctagtTCTTTTTCTTGGTTGTTGTTCGAATTTATGGATAGATTGCTAACTATGTAAactttaattaaattaaaacgcTGCACATAGTAAGgatttaattatttcaaagatgCTGAAAAAAATATCACTACTTTAGATTGACAAAAGTTAATATGATCTGTCAACTGTTTACGAAAAAATATCAAtatacctcttttttttttgtcgaaatcaaTATACCTCATTGTGCATAAAGTTTTTAATGTACTTCGACATATTACTCTAACGTCTTGCATTTTCTGTATAAAAGTATCTTGCCAATATAGTATggagaaaatataaattttttgatatagTAAATAAACAAACTTGATATATTTTAGACtagtgaaattttaaaaaagaaaaagaaagtgagcTTTCAAGATAAGAggaaccaaaaacaaaaaaattataagatcAATGATGATAAAGAGATTTTTCAGTTCTATACTGCATTAAAGAACGTCCTTTTTCCTTATTATCGGTGAGATACTTTTATGCGGAGCATGTAAACCATTATAGGATATATGAGtatgtatttttctttaatatgcCGGAAACAAAATTAGTGAAAACTAGtgaaatgcttaaaaaattttaccaaaaaaaatgcataaaattctTGTAATTATCCTAatcagaaaaagagaaacaggaaaaatgaggagtAGAGCTATCATTTTGAATTGCAATTGAAAAATTGGGGGCAGTTTTACATATTTAGTGTAAATGTGGTGGATTTAGTCATTTAG
It encodes the following:
- the LOC115735634 gene encoding uncharacterized protein LOC115735634 isoform X2, whose amino-acid sequence is MIKCFFSSTVDVLLFVGEEPPESLFMKELKRRGMTPTSLLEDTKKSTYGNELEEERGFSKRNAVSTEPGNSLTNQREQSMALNSEGLEGLIPRAKLLLTLGGTFFLGFWPLILITVASFCALYLYFGPTFVHDASKVQVSPPQYVDPYALLEDERISQTAPRVN
- the LOC115735634 gene encoding uncharacterized protein LOC115735634 isoform X1, which codes for MASLQIAKPAFASASIPRSKFSGSSRWFKESESRRRILRLRNCGYSRNDLERRPFVSCKVQDRDGKGNGNGEEPPESLFMKELKRRGMTPTSLLEDTKKSTYGNELEEERGFSKRNAVSTEPGNSLTNQREQSMALNSEGLEGLIPRAKLLLTLGGTFFLGFWPLILITVASFCALYLYFGPTFVHDASKVQVSPPQYVDPYALLEDERISQTAPRVN